One Vibrio neonatus genomic window carries:
- a CDS encoding DUF1499 domain-containing protein gives MFKPLALLMATTLVVGCSNGESAMSDRSIQPCADKPNCVSTQDGREKYALAPFVLKPSATLEAIENVALSLGRAKTADRQENYLRIEYTSKVFRFVDDLELRISGDKLIVRSESRKGHSDFGVNRKRADALRVALLEAGLI, from the coding sequence ATGTTTAAACCACTCGCATTACTCATGGCAACAACCCTTGTCGTAGGATGTAGCAACGGAGAGAGCGCCATGTCAGATAGAAGTATTCAGCCCTGCGCTGACAAACCCAATTGTGTCTCAACTCAAGATGGCAGAGAGAAATACGCTTTGGCTCCTTTTGTGCTAAAACCTAGCGCCACTTTAGAGGCAATAGAAAATGTCGCACTTAGCTTAGGCCGAGCAAAAACCGCTGACCGACAAGAAAATTACCTACGCATTGAATACACCAGCAAAGTGTTCCGTTTTGTTGATGATTTAGAGCTTCGTATTAGTGGTGACAAGCTCATCGTACGTTCAGAATCACGCAAAGGTCACTCCGACTTTGGGGTGAACCGTAAACGCGCTGATGCGTTACGTGTGGCGTTATTAGAAGCTGGTCTAATCTAG
- a CDS encoding ATP-binding protein, protein MENYLLEAMEDTPVVAILGARQVGKSTLAQNLIPSGANQRITLDDNTTLQLANDDPVGLIRSLKTPALIDEIQKAPHLTSTIKMVVDENRGEGCLYVITGSADLRAVSSSKSHKHGKGDSMAGRVEWVTLHPLTQAEIAGKESTFIDELVSGEFTEPSTNLDLEDVVNKIVAGGYPELQNRTPRRQRAWLKGYLNSTIRSDLESVYNIRNSDEALLLLKSLAVNISGTLVKSNVQKNLSIDRRTTDTYLSSLTSCHIIDFLPAWHKNEGKALITSPKINFVDTALVCSLRGINETDLLNDRTLLGDIFEAFVVTEFRRLANLHELDIDTYHYRDAKGRVEVDLMVTVKNLSIGIEIKAGSTYQSDWLKHLRKLIDNKVIDRGVVIYTGDHQVHIDEKIWLIPISKMLTF, encoded by the coding sequence TTGGAAAATTACCTCTTAGAGGCGATGGAAGACACCCCTGTGGTCGCCATTTTAGGTGCAAGGCAAGTAGGAAAAAGTACGCTTGCTCAGAACCTCATTCCATCAGGGGCAAATCAACGTATCACTCTTGATGACAACACGACCTTACAACTGGCCAATGACGATCCTGTGGGTTTGATACGAAGTTTAAAGACCCCTGCTTTGATTGATGAAATCCAAAAGGCTCCTCATCTTACGTCAACCATAAAAATGGTTGTTGATGAAAATAGAGGCGAAGGGTGTTTGTATGTAATCACAGGTTCTGCTGATCTTAGGGCGGTTTCAAGCTCAAAGAGTCATAAGCATGGCAAGGGTGACTCAATGGCTGGGAGAGTTGAATGGGTGACCTTGCATCCTTTGACTCAAGCAGAAATTGCTGGCAAAGAATCAACCTTTATAGATGAGTTGGTCTCTGGTGAGTTTACAGAACCTAGCACCAATTTAGATTTGGAGGATGTGGTAAATAAAATTGTCGCGGGTGGTTATCCTGAACTGCAAAACAGAACGCCAAGGCGTCAAAGAGCGTGGCTCAAAGGGTACTTAAATTCGACCATTCGTTCAGATCTTGAGTCGGTGTACAATATTCGCAACTCAGATGAAGCATTGTTATTGCTTAAAAGTCTCGCGGTCAATATATCAGGGACTCTGGTAAAGAGTAACGTTCAAAAGAACCTAAGCATTGACCGTCGAACTACGGACACTTACCTATCGTCACTAACATCTTGTCATATTATCGACTTTTTACCTGCGTGGCATAAGAACGAGGGAAAAGCACTAATCACATCCCCCAAAATTAACTTCGTTGACACCGCTCTTGTGTGCAGCCTTCGCGGAATTAATGAAACAGATCTATTGAACGACAGAACGCTGTTAGGTGATATTTTTGAGGCATTTGTTGTTACTGAGTTTAGACGTTTGGCAAATTTGCACGAGCTTGACATCGACACTTATCACTATCGTGATGCTAAAGGTAGGGTAGAGGTTGATCTGATGGTAACCGTTAAAAATTTATCAATCGGCATAGAGATTAAGGCTGGTTCTACTTATCAATCGGATTGGCTCAAGCACCTTAGAAAACTTATTGACAACAAAGTTATTGACCGAGGTGTGGTGATATACACAGGTGATCATCAAGTCCATATCGATGAAAAAATTTGGCTTATACCTATTTCAAAGATGCTCACGTTTTAA
- a CDS encoding glutamate synthase subunit beta — MGKPTGFLEHGRELPQKRDPSVRIEDNKEFVLNEEFGDKINTQASRCMDCGVPFCHSGCPIGNIIPEFNDAVYRDSWEEAWNILSSTNNFPEFTGRVCPSPCETACVLGINQDPITICNIEKTIVERAYKEGYAKPKKPRSRSGKSVAIIGSGPAGLSAAEQLNSAGHCVTVFERDEKVGGLLRFGIPDFKLGMDIIDRKINLMAEAGVKFEVNAHIGVDINAQQLRQDFDVVLLTGGSTVPRDLPIPGRELKGVHFAMEFLGQNNRRANDMDLKGEEIHAAGKHVVVIGGGDTGSDCVGTSNRHKAASITQVEIMPIPPEKRPANMPWPQYPMIMKTTTSHEEGCERHWNILTKEFIANDKGEVTGLRIADIVWQDAAPGERPSFEEVAGSERVIPCDLAFLAMGFLHPEPTGVLAQLDIKLDERGNVAAEGFATNQKGVFAAGDMRTGQSLVVRCINEGRECAIAIDKYLMQNSNLEAKANSLMLS, encoded by the coding sequence ATGGGTAAGCCTACTGGATTTTTGGAGCACGGTCGTGAGCTTCCACAAAAACGCGACCCGTCTGTTCGTATCGAAGACAACAAAGAATTTGTGCTAAACGAAGAGTTTGGTGACAAAATCAATACTCAGGCATCACGTTGTATGGACTGTGGCGTACCTTTCTGCCACAGCGGTTGCCCTATTGGTAACATCATTCCTGAATTCAATGACGCGGTATATCGCGACAGCTGGGAAGAAGCGTGGAACATTCTAAGTTCTACGAACAACTTCCCTGAATTTACGGGGCGCGTGTGCCCTTCTCCTTGTGAGACAGCCTGTGTACTAGGTATCAACCAAGATCCTATTACCATCTGTAACATCGAGAAGACCATTGTTGAGCGTGCCTACAAAGAAGGTTATGCCAAACCTAAGAAACCACGTTCTCGTTCAGGTAAAAGCGTTGCCATTATCGGTAGTGGCCCTGCTGGTTTATCAGCAGCAGAGCAGTTAAACAGTGCTGGTCACTGCGTAACGGTATTTGAACGCGACGAGAAAGTGGGTGGTCTACTGCGCTTTGGTATCCCTGACTTTAAGCTAGGCATGGACATCATTGATCGTAAGATCAACCTAATGGCTGAAGCGGGCGTTAAGTTTGAAGTAAATGCACACATTGGTGTCGACATCAACGCACAACAACTGCGTCAAGACTTCGATGTTGTCTTGCTAACCGGTGGCTCTACGGTTCCTCGCGATCTGCCAATTCCTGGTCGTGAATTAAAAGGCGTGCACTTCGCCATGGAATTCCTAGGTCAAAACAACCGCCGTGCTAACGATATGGACCTAAAGGGTGAAGAAATTCACGCAGCAGGTAAACATGTTGTGGTGATCGGTGGTGGTGATACAGGTTCTGACTGTGTGGGTACTTCTAACCGTCATAAAGCCGCTAGCATTACTCAGGTTGAGATCATGCCGATCCCACCAGAGAAACGCCCAGCAAATATGCCTTGGCCTCAGTATCCAATGATCATGAAAACAACCACTTCTCACGAAGAAGGTTGTGAGCGTCACTGGAACATTCTGACCAAAGAATTTATCGCAAATGATAAAGGTGAAGTTACAGGCCTACGCATTGCTGACATCGTTTGGCAAGATGCCGCTCCTGGCGAACGCCCTAGTTTTGAAGAAGTTGCTGGCAGTGAGCGTGTGATTCCTTGTGATCTCGCTTTCTTGGCAATGGGCTTTTTACATCCAGAGCCAACTGGCGTGCTAGCTCAACTGGACATCAAACTTGATGAACGCGGTAATGTGGCAGCCGAAGGGTTTGCAACTAACCAAAAAGGTGTATTTGCAGCAGGTGATATGCGTACAGGCCAATCTTTGGTAGTTCGTTGTATCAATGAAGGTCGTGAGTGTGCAATCGCTATCGACAAATACCTAATGCAAAACTCTAACTTAGAAGCAAAAGCAAACTCGCTAATGCTTTCATAA